In Flavobacterium gelatinilyticum, a genomic segment contains:
- a CDS encoding type III pantothenate kinase: MILAVDIGNTRIKAAVFEGNTVLENFVFGKEELEEKIQKILEKHPKCSDLVAASVGKIEKESFLAFEKQLKVHFFTHEDIFPFHNKYATPTTLGIDRMILAAGATLQFPKQNRLVIDAGTCITYDFIDENDNYLGGAISPGLRLRYESLHNFTARLPLLTLEIPESYIGNSTGQAIHSGVVNGFVYEIDGFIDEYRLQFSNFIIILTGGDTDFLAKRLKNTIFANSNFLLESLNQTYQYKIDND; the protein is encoded by the coding sequence ATGATTTTAGCGGTTGATATAGGAAACACCAGAATTAAAGCTGCTGTATTTGAAGGAAATACGGTTTTGGAAAATTTTGTTTTTGGAAAAGAAGAACTTGAAGAAAAAATTCAGAAAATTTTAGAAAAACATCCAAAATGTTCTGATTTGGTTGCGGCATCAGTCGGAAAAATCGAAAAAGAATCTTTTTTGGCTTTCGAAAAACAGCTGAAAGTGCATTTTTTTACACATGAAGATATTTTTCCTTTCCATAATAAGTATGCTACACCAACTACATTAGGAATAGATAGAATGATTCTGGCAGCCGGCGCAACGCTGCAGTTCCCAAAGCAAAACCGATTAGTTATAGATGCCGGAACCTGCATAACCTACGATTTTATCGACGAAAACGATAATTATTTAGGAGGCGCGATCTCTCCCGGCCTTCGTCTGCGATACGAATCCCTGCATAATTTTACCGCCAGACTGCCGTTATTAACGTTAGAGATTCCCGAAAGTTATATAGGAAACTCAACGGGACAGGCGATTCACTCTGGGGTTGTGAATGGTTTCGTCTATGAAATTGATGGTTTTATCGATGAATATCGCTTACAGTTTTCAAATTTTATAATAATTTTAACGGGTGGTGATACAGATTTTTTGGCTAAACGATTAAAAAATACCATATTTGCCAATTCAAATTTCCTTTTGGAGAGTTTGAACCAAACATATCAATATAAAATCGACAATGATTAA